Sequence from the Alosa sapidissima isolate fAloSap1 chromosome 21, fAloSap1.pri, whole genome shotgun sequence genome:
AAGGTTTTACAATAACGGTAAAGATAAAATCATTCAATATAGTGCTATGTCTGTCCAttcattaaaggaaccgtatgtaacaaattaaattaaattaatcatacaatggccctgatatgtcactagacattaagaaatcatgttcatttcaaatacttatatcactgacaacagtagtccagccagaatattgtcatttttaaagtgaagttgcagccctcaactgatgttgatgttgtgttttgtcatgtcatgttgtgttttggcctgatgcaccACCCTCCACTTAtatactaatcacaaagtcagtagtgtttcggcatccgggttagCAACCtcaagtcaggggggagggggaggggatacacctctctacagtaatttgaaagtgattgcagtaccagttttggccacaatcttacatatgcactgcaaaaaatgaaatcttaccaagtgttattaatcttatattaagattaaaacatctatttggtattgtttttagtatgaaaagacttacctagcgccctctcaaaagaacattttgacttaatttaagaagactttgacttattttaaggagtcttatcaagacaactttgctcaacgcactggcagacaaatttgcttgtttttaggacacatttgcttaacgcactggcagacaaatttgcttgttttcaggatgagatgtcttaaaataagtaaaactttttttaaattaagtcaaatgttttcacaagaaagcgctaggtaaatCTCTTTAtgctttttttatcttgatataataatattcatctatgacaaggtaaactcggttttgcattctatgacccctttaataacacttggtgagattttgttagataagcagtttttgcagtgtggttCTTTAAAACTTTCATTTGGATTCTTTTTAGCATTTAAAGCATTACACATAACTTGGTGTAACGGTGGTGTCATGCAACCAAAATGAAATAGTTTGACAAACATTAAGAAAACATAGTCTAAAATGCTTTAGACAATTAAGGAATGATCTGctgactttaaaaaaaatagttgcCTAGATAATAAGTCAACTGTATAGCTTCCTGATATTTACATATTCATCTGTATATCTTTACCGTTATTTGCaacttcttttggaaaatggccCCCATACCCCTCCCATCCCTTGCAAGGACCGTCCAGTGTTATGCTCTCTCCttgccaccacccacccacccaaacccCACTTAGCGGACGGAATATGAAGTGAACTCATAATGACGTCATGTGTAACATAGCCAGAACATAAATGCCTACCTATTCAAAGACAAATATCATTAAATCACAGAAAACATTACAACAGTGAAATCAGTATCGCTTCATGAAAACTGTAGTATGTCTGCACAACTTCAACAACAACATCTTCTGTGCCTTTAACGTAAACATGATCTATTAATGTACCTTTTTCAGTTGTAGCTGCTTGCACATGTTGAGTGTATCCATGCCGTTCCAGTAACTTGAGAATTGTAGATGATACAAAGATATCCTCATTGAAGTCTCCCATGATGAGTTTCCTCCCTGGATGATTCTCAAGTTCAAAGATGACCTGTAATAACTGTTCTCGAAACATGTCAGTCTTATAAGAGCTGGGCCTGTACAACAAAGCAGCAGTCAAATTTGCATGAGGTATTTCAAAATACAGACATTCCAAATTGCATCTTTCTGGAATTGACACCTGCACGTCAATGTTTTCTGACCAATACAGACCAACTCCacctctttgttgttgtttcagcGCTGCAAAGGCTGGCTCAGAGTCATCGTAACAGTTTCCTCTCGGATTGTGTTTGAAGACGTATCCTGGAAGTTGTGGCTCTTCTTCAGTGTCTACATTGAGCCACGTCTctgttaagcaaatacagtcagCGTTCATGAGGGCTTTGTGGGATTGAACATCCTGAATGTGAGCATTCAAACTCTGTACATTGTGAAGTGCTACTGTGCACACAGGGTTCATGTTGGATGAAACAGACATTCCAAAGTTAAACTTAGGCAAGCTTTCCATAGCCGAATCTACTTTGTTATCACAAAATATGGCAGATTCTTTGAAGTCCTCAATTATCAGCCCACCGAGAGTTCTCACGCGACTCAACGCAACGTATGCTTGCCCTGGAGCAAAGATCTTCTTGAGTGATACAACAGCCCTTTCAACAGTAAGCCCTTGACATTTATGTACAGTTACTGACCAGGCCAGGCTAATCGGCAGTTGCCTTCGTACTCCACCATTATTAGCCACTTGTTCCTCTTGCACTTCCACTATCGTTGAACGTTCAGAAACCCTTTTTGCTTTTGACCTCTGGATCTTTCCTACATTAGGGTCTTCAAACTCCACATGGATAGCTGCAGGCATGTCATCGTCTTGTTGACTTTGAATAATTTCCACGACAGTGCCACATGCTCCGTTGACAAGGCCATCAGACACATCTATGTTTTTCTTCAACATGACCCTTGCTCCAACACCCAACATAACACATTTAGGCAAGCAAGAGTTGAAAACTTTTGTGTGAAAGCCAACTTTCCGTTCCATTCTTCCAGTTTTGGGATTTCGAACAAAGTCTTGAGCACGTATGCTGATTGCGTCTGGGCAGGTCTCTTGCAGTCTCCTCACGTTATATTCATCAACCTCTGCATTTGTAGCATACACATGAATGTCTGTAGATTCCTCACCAGTTTCACGCTGCCTCAGTGTGAGAACATCACAGTTGGTGAGAGGTTCGTTCTTTTTACGGACTCTGAGACGATTAAGCATTTCCGCAAATGCTGCATTTTCTTGTCTAACAACTTTAGTCAGTTCTGCAACCTCAAAGTTATTGTCCCACAGGTTGGCTCCTTTGTTTTCAGCAAAAAGAGGTGTTCCTTTCACAGGCTTGAGTTGGAAAAAATCACCCACACAAATCAGGGAAACTTTTGCAAACAAGGAATAATCACCAGTCTGCTTGATTTGACGCAGTCTACCATGAATGTAGGCCAAAAGACGGTGGTCGACCATGGACACTTCATCAATGATCAGAATTTGCAAGCTGCCCATTTTGGTTCGCAAAGAATTTACTTTCTCATCACCTAGTGGTTGATATGGCAGTTTGACATTTGCACCAATGGAGAATGTATTGTGAATTGTTGCAGCACCAATGTTATATGCAGCCACTCCTGTAGGTGCTGTTAGAAGCACAGTGAGATCCTCAGGATTTTCAGCAATCTGTGACAACAGCCTGGTAGATTCGTAATGTATCGCTTTGATTAAATGACTTTTCCCCGTTCCTGCTCCACCAGTAATGAATAATCGCAACGGTTCAGGATTTTTTCCAAACAGTTTCTGCAAACACCACTTACGAACAGCATAGAATATGGTAGACTGTTCTTCATTTAATGATCGTAATAAATGCAATGCATCTTGTCTGGGCATTGACACATGATTTGTTTCCAAAGAGCATGTAGTCTGTGGGTTTGCTGTCAGGTCAGGAATGagtttgtcatcatcatcaccttcatcatctacaactttttctttcatcagATCCAAACAACGAAGACgctccctttctgtttcaggACATATCTGAGCCCAGGCATCTTCTAAATCAATTTTGTCTTCCAGCAACTGTTTAGCTCTGTCAATCTCatcactttctttttcaaataaagCTTTGTTGGTATCCACAATCGACTGCACTCTTTGAACATCAACACCACATTTCACTGCACCATTTTTATAGAAATGTTCATATGTATCAAACTGGGGCGGTTTGAGGTGATAGTCTTCAAAGTAAGGCAGAAACAGTTGCAGCAACGAATGGAAGTACTTTTCAGGGTTTTTTGTGGGTGAAAATCTGGGATACCTCACAACAGCAGGTTCAGTTCGGGTCCTTCTTTTCACAAAGCCACAGTTGTTGTTGAGCTGTATTATGTCATGTGAATCTCTTTCAGTCGGAACCTGTGACTTTGATAGAACTCTGTATTCAGAACAAAAACTGGCCaggcataaatcctcaaattgttCATTCTGGGGTCTGCTCTTATACCTCTCAATCACATTGGTCATCCAAATGCTGCTTTCATCATTACACTGTTGGAATTGGGCTTTAGTTTGGAGGACATGCAACGGTAAACTCATCCTAACAGGATTATCACCAACTGGAATAAACTGTACGTCACGAGAGCATTCtttcaagtgcatgtgtgttaatcGATACACTGCCTCTTGGGCTGAAACTTCTCTGTTGTGTAGGTAAACACTTCCAAGCTGTTTGAATGCTGCTTTTGCATCAAGGTTGCCATTCATTGATTCGTCTTGGGCACGTTGTAAGAGCAAACCCATTTCTTGTTCTGCTTTTGTGATATACGACAGTATGTAGACCACAACTGAAAAGGCATCTGTGACATACTGGATATCCATATTGCCTTGCCAAGCACAGAGTAAGTCTTTGTTGTACTGGTTCACCCAAATGTCTCCAGGATTTCGTTTCAGGACAATGCTTTTCTTTTTGGAACATATGTTGTACGCCTTTTCAAACAAACCTTGATCTATCCCAAGAGACTCAAAAAATGCATCAGCTGTATCAAAATTCATGTCAGGCATGGTCAACGCAGTTTTAACATTCTTTATTATTGCACCCGCACTTGTATTGTCATCATTGCCATTCAAGTCCTCACAGTTACCGCCTCTTGTGATGAAAGTACAGCTTGATGGTGGACGTGGGAAGTTGAACCTGCACACTGTGTTTTTCTTGCGGCAAGTCTTAGAGTGTCTTGTGCTGTGCCTCTGTACGCTGCTCACAACCTCATAAAGCTCTGCATCTGTTTCTGGTGGCATTTCACAGgtgatgtatgtatctatgaactgtgccacttcatcatcactctcTTTATCAATCTTGGGAGCATTTTCAACCCAAAAGAGACAGTGGACATGAGGAGAACCACGCTGTTGAAATTCAACACGATAAAAGTAGTCCTTTATTTTCCCTATGGGTTCTGCTGGCGACATGATTACATCACGGAGAAAGCAATGCCATCGGTGATCAAACATTCTTGCCGCTGTGACAGGGTTTCGACGTATGAGTCCACATTTGTCAGACCAGTCAAGATCGTCAAcagatgtttgtttaccttctaTTCTTAGAATAGAGTTCAGCATTTCAGGCCATCTCAAATCTGCAGAGCTAAAAGATGCAAAGAATGTGGGTATGGAGAGTTGTCTTATCATGGCAAATAAATCTTTCTGAACTGACATCCAGTATGGAGGTGTGCCACGAATTCCTCGTAAGAACTTGTATCCTTCGTCATTGCGCAATATTTTACTCAACGAGTCTGAGTTCAACAACATGTCTGATGATGCGTCTTTCAGAGAGGAATTGCCGCCACCTTTGCGTAATGCCACTGATACACCAGATACAACTTGATGCACCTCTGATATGTATTGTGCGTAAAAAATGAAGTCTGTGTTCTGTGCAAAACGCCCATCTGCATTCAGAATGCGTGTGTTCAGGTACCGTGACAGAGTTATTTTGGACTCTCTTTCATCATGGAATGTAGGTCCACCAGATGGATACAAAACAGGGAAACATTTTGCCTCATTGGTTTTATCGGACAACAACCTCACTGGACTGTTACCTTCACCTGGTGCCACATTAAGTATATCCTGAAAATTCTGATCAATGATCTCTGAACCCAGATCGACAGGTTGTAatgatgtatctgacaaaaGCCCATTCTGGTCTTTGATATAAGTCACATCTTCCTCTGCTTCCTCTTCAGGAACATTTTCATCATCACTGTTAGCAGGTGTTTCCTGTTTGGTACTTTTTTCATGCTGGTCAGTGCCATTCAAAGAGTTTACCCATTCGTCATTCATAGTCACATCACCGTACAACTTATTGTTTGCTATCAAATACCTCAGTGCATTTCTGACACGATCAGTGTGGACATACATGTACTCGTAATGACCTTTATATGTCAACTTGCGTTTCAGTTTCACTCTTATCATCTTGTCATCACATTCATTTCTTGGGAGTATATTTGTCACATTTGCGTTATTAACAGGAACAGAGACACAAGGACCATGGCAAGCTCTCTGGCGGCCTCGAGGCAAACACAACAGCTTCATGAAGGGAATGTGACGTGCAATGAGATGTTGTTCCAAAGAGTTAAGACATTTGAGTTCAGCTGGAATATCATCCAAATGCATGTTGTTGGTAACACTCTCTTCAGGAAGTTTTCCTCCGAGTATTTTACGATGACATGTATGGCAAATCCATAATTTGCTTGATGGACTATCAGACAAATGACATTTCTGTTCACAttcaacatcacacacatgtaaatattGCAACGTTATGCATCTATTAGCCAATGCAGCCACTTCTGCTCCTTTGCTTTCATAGCAATGTCTTTTACACTCAACCACCTGCTTCCTGAAGAGTGAACGATGACATACTGAGCATACATATTCAGGACCACAGCTGACCTCCTGACGAAAATGATCAATTGCCAGATCAATGTCTTCCTGTTTCTTCTGCCATGTTGAATAACGATCACGACTtcttttgattttatttatacggatgttttcattttcttgaTACTTACTCTTGTTATGCTCTTTAATTTTGTTCTGGAATCCAATGTTTTTCTTGTATTTTGTCCGACTATAGTCACGGACAAGAGTATGAAATGTTGCGTTTGTGTTATATTTACTTGTAGAATATTTACGTACGCTTGCTTGAAAGGAATGATTGTTCTTGTATGTCATTTTAGAGAGGTCACGTGCCAATTTCTGAAACTCCACATTTGTTCTGTACTTATTCATGGAATAATCACACTTGTATTTCTGAAACCCTGGAtctgttttgtatttttttaaagaattcTTACGAGAACACTCACGCTTATTCTGATTGATAAACTCAtctttgtgatatttatctttaAGACTTTCAAGTTTTCTTTCTCTGTAATCACTGTCATTGTGGTATCGCTGGCGATCTTTCTTTGCTCTCACGTTTTCTGATTCATCTATCAACTTTCTTTTTCGTGTTGACCTCAACTTGTCATCAATCTTTACAGGCTGGCATGTTCCTGCGCAACGTCTTGCATCTTTGTGGTGAACACATGTTACAACTTCATAATGACTGCCAGTGTGATTTAAATAGATGCAATTCtctctacatgtgtgtgagtctgcagGTCTGTGCATATTCCATCTTCCATCATTGAAAGTAAAGATAGTTGTTTGCAACATGTCAGCAGCAGCAAAAATATCAATTTCTTTTGCCCATGAACCACAGTAATATATCCTTGATTTAGTGACATAATCCTGCACAGATGTGTATTCATCCCTCAGATATGTTTCAAATTTGGTGCCGTTTCTCTGAAGGTGTTGCACGACAGCCCGTCTTATTTTCAAATGCTTGTCTTCATTGTGGCAAATGCTAAAGGCTAGGCTGCGGTAAAAGCAATTCCCATCAGGTTTTATACTTTTTATCTTACAGGGACATCCCATGTCATCAATATCAGTTGTTgccattaggcctacatcaacATTTCCATTTTGAAGCCCTAAACATGTGCACAGTGCATTCTGGTCCTGACGAGTTAAAGGATTAAAAGCATGTTTGGGAACTCTTACATTACTTATAATGACATCATCAGTTGCCTGCACATCACAGTTTAAAGGTTGAAAAGACTGTTCGTGAGCACCTGCATCAATAACAATGACATCGTCTGTTGCAATTTTGTTTTGCTTAACACCCTTACTCAGAACTTGTCTCAAAACGTCACTGTAGAGTGGTCTACTGTTTACATTAGAACAAGCATTTGTGTCTGGTATGGTCTGTGAACACTCTGTGCCACTTGTGAAATTGGCTGCAACTGTAGACGACCCACTTACAACTCGTTCACACACTTTAGGCTTACACTTCACATCGCTGTAGAGTGGACAGAAACTTGCAGAGCTCGTTGAACAGCTGGATGGATCGTTCATCTGGGCGTTGGCATTAGTTATTACGGTGACTCCAGTTACCTCAAACCTTGGTGTGCTTATGCCAAAAGATCGTGCAAAGTCATAAACAAATGTGACCAGGGAGTGTATAGAGCTGAAGTATGCAACACAACTTGTCCTCTCACCTTTCTGGTTGACGTTTCTGTTAGCATGTGAATCAACAAACGCAAACCTTGCTCCTGCATTCACTACAGCACATGTGTTGGCACAAATGGTTAACAAACAAGCATCATTGCTAAACAGCGCCCGCTGCAGTGCTACATCAAAAGGCATGGCAACATCACGTAAAGCATCATCATAGTCATCAACCTGAATAAATCCAGTGTAAGAATCAGCAAAGTTTATTGAGAAATCACAATTCCACACTTCATATTGCCTAGGCAATTCAGACACAGCAATGTAACCCCTTCCTTGGTCTCTTATTTTACCCTGTGCACTCATTGACCTGTAAAGAACAGTTCCCTTAATCAAAACATCATCAAGATCTCGAGTTTCCCAACTCCATACGTTCTTCATCTTGGACTTCAAAACAGCAGTCAAACTGATGGCACCACACTGCTTGTTGCGCACATTTCCAAACCGTGAATCGCCTTGATGAAAGGACCCCATCAGCACAGATCTCTCTGGGAAGTTAACAGATTCATTCAAAGAACAACAATCAGTAGCATTATTTTCTTTCACATTACTTGACAATGAGTTTACAACAGAGTCATGGCACATATTCAGAGAGTTGGTAGAGTTTGTTTGAGAGTTGGTAGAGTTTGCTTGTATTGCGTCCGAAGACTGTAACTGGCATTGTAACTGGCATTGTAACTGGCATTGTAACTGGCAGTCCGAAGACTGTATAGCGTCCGAAGACTGTGTGTGggcttttttacgaggacgcccAACCTCGTCACAGGAGACCAAGTCAACCTGCGCCACCGGGGACCTCTTGCTCGGCACCTGTAACACAGAAAACCCATCATAAGGTTACCAAGTCTAACATATCATACTTCTTTAATAATTTCATCATTAAAGCAACTAATATACACATACTTTCAGAACagtaatgtatatatatttagatCATAAATATTCAGCAACTTCTTAAAAGGAAATATGGCGAGTTTTCatatagatctccgtttctcatgggtcactgagtactgttgttatgaaacaaaacaatcagttttacctagctcgagttgctaaaACCAGCAGCTAACggtaaaaacaaacattttcattttttgtacCGACAATACTTGGTCACCTTGAGAAACGTAGATCTATGTAAGCACtcgctggatttctcctttaaattagACATGCAGCACATCCTTCATTAAAATCAATTACATTCAAAATGTAAGCGGCATATTTCAAGCAAACATAAAAACTACTGTAAATAAGAATTGGGAGAAACATATCAAATGTGTCCAACATTACATGTTTCCTATTAAACACTCATAATACATCAGGACAGATAGTAAAGCTCAACAGCCTGACCTCAGTGGACCTCAAGTCAGCCTTTCTCTTCTTGGCCGCCCTGGACCGCTTGCTTGGACACGGCatctgcaaaacacacagaaaacacatcagAAATATCATACAGTTACCACTAATACTTTCATCAGTTCTGATAAACAGGCAATAACAATGTACATATTTACATCATAAAGACTCTTTAACTTCTGAACTTAAGACAGGgctctacatttaaaaaaaaaaaattccaggagcacttatgcgcccaagttaaaagaTTTAAGGGCACAGAAAAAAATCTGGTTGCACAGTcggttctgtacttaacttacacataatgtaacattgcactgcagctaacagttaaacatgccagtacACCAATTGCGAACAATAAAAATGACTGGCATAcctgcctactttattttcaatcCGTTATATTTTTctgcattttgttaatgtaaaataattgcATTGGCGTAGcccatttgcatttagcctgtatatcaagtatcttgccaaatgtaatttatttatttgtgaatccatccgtagcaaatccaaatatgcctatggtgacctatctgactgcatactgcccacTACTAAAACCAGGACTAACGCCAATTTTCTTTTCCACAAAAACCAACATAGTCTAATCAaggatatttatatttttttgaaatatttgccttgatgggggcagtaggcaaatgtTACTTTCAATTTGCACTTCCTGCTAGGGTAGGCCACACTGCATTTATCAAAAGGGGTGATATGTAGCTTTATAGCTATTATTAATCTGCTAAACAAATTAACATCTGGAGGATTGTTACATACCACTAAGCCTACACACAACTACCATGAAATGGAACCTGTTGCACACATTTACAGCTACACCCTAGTTAGGCATACACATTCTTGACCTAAAGTACAAAGCATACGAGACAGGAATAAAACTAATCCAAGCTCAGGATGAGCAACTACGTGAGCATCTCTGTCCAAAGCCCAGCAACCCACTTCAACCTGCATCCCGGTATACAAATCAGACTATTAACCAAATGTTAGGATTAACTTCCAATACAGCAGTGATGTTTCCCTCTACACCTCTTAAATCCTCCTTCCTTGCTTTCATATGCATGCCACACCACATTCATCCATAACCCAAATAATACCACACATCACCACTGAAAACTACTGCAGGAGTCCCTGCAGTGATTCTCATGACTTTCTACTCTGAGGCCATAGAAATTACTCTGAATCAGCGCATATCAGTGTAATATACTAGCTTTTCTGTCCAGAACTGTAAGGCATTTCAATGCCATACACAAGGCCGAGCACAGCTGTAATTATTCCAGATCAACATATGGCATATTTCTTACTAGCATTACGGTTTTACATTTTGCAGGCAATGCAGCATAAAAGTTTCAAAATTTCCCTAGAAGTTGTACACAAAAGCCCTGAAACATTTAACACTTACCTTCAATTAACTTGCTCAAAAAGGAATCCAAAATCTGGAAAACATTTAACATATATAGTTTATGAAAGATACAAACTTAGCATTTACAATTA
This genomic interval carries:
- the LOC121696187 gene encoding uncharacterized protein LOC121696187, which produces MNDEWVNSLNGTDQHEKSTKQETPANSDDENVPEEEAEEDVTYIKDQNGLLSDTSLQPVDLGSEIIDQNFQDILNVAPGEGNSPVRLLSDKTNEAKCFPVLYPSGGPTFHDERESKITLSRYLNTRILNADGRFAQNTDFIFYAQYISEVHQVVSGVSVALRKGGGNSSLKDASSDMLLNSDSLSKILRNDEGYKFLRGIRGTPPYWMSVQKDLFAMIRQLSIPTFFASFSSADLRWPEMLNSILRIEGKQTSVDDLDWSDKCGLIRRNPVTAARMFDHRWHCFLRDVIMSPAEPIGKIKDYFYRVEFQQRGSPHVHCLFWVENAPKIDKESDDEVAQFIDTYITCEMPPETDAELYEVVSSVQRHSTRHSKTCRKKNTVCRFNFPRPPSSCTFITRGGNCEDLNGNDDNTSAGAIIKNVKTALTMPDMNFDTADAFFESLGIDQGLFEKAYNICSKKKSIVLKRNPGDIWVNQYNKDLLCAWQGNMDIQYVTDAFSVVVYILSYITKAEQEMGLLLQRAQDESMNGNLDAKAAFKQLGSVYLHNREVSAQEAVYRLTHMHLKECSRDVQFIPVGDNPVRMSLPLHVLQTKAQFQQCNDESSIWMTNVIERYKSRPQNEQFEDLCLASFCSEYRVLSKSQVPTERDSHDIIQLNNNCGFVKRRTRTEPAVVRYPRFSPTKNPEKYFHSLLQLFLPYFEDYHLKPPQFDTYEHFYKNGAVKCGVDVQRVQSIVDTNKALFEKESDEIDRAKQLLEDKIDLEDAWAQICPETERERLRCLDLMKEKVVDDEGDDDDKLIPDLTANPQTTCSLETNHVSMPRQDALHLLRSLNEEQSTIFYAVRKWCLQKLFGKNPEPLRLFITGGAGTGKSHLIKAIHYESTRLLSQIAENPEDLTVLLTAPTGVAAYNIGAATIHNTFSIGANVKLPYQPLGDEKVNSLRTKMGSLQILIIDEVSMVDHRLLAYIHGRLRQIKQTGDYSLFAKVSLICVGDFFQLKPVKGTPLFAENKGANLWDNNFEVAELTKVVRQENAAFAEMLNRLRVRKKNEPLTNCDVLTLRQRETGEESTDIHVYATNAEVDEYNVRRLQETCPDAISIRAQDFVRNPKTGRMERKVGFHTKVFNSCLPKCVMLGVGARVMLKKNIDVSDGLVNGACGTVVEIIQSQQDDDMPAAIHVEFEDPNVGKIQRSKAKRVSERSTIVEVQEEQVANNGGVRRQLPISLAWSVTVHKCQGLTVERAVVSLKKIFAPGQAYVALSRVRTLGGLIIEDFKESAIFCDNKRRGSM